The following are encoded together in the Apodemus sylvaticus chromosome 11, mApoSyl1.1, whole genome shotgun sequence genome:
- the Tmem156 gene encoding transmembrane protein 156 isoform X4, whose protein sequence is MTETAFLKLFVAIVITFILVLPEFFKTPKERSHELSCLEVCLLPNFTYPLSSFNFSSVAFLQPAEGTQTITGIFPNDSSFQSFAEICQGITSGLPMCSLCLVCESKGDVDFTSQEQTSKGLVMKGSMEVRASDFYSPCPYFNITVALIADPVKEDNTTCALETHPGKATTVDEDPAREKSLNHICRFMKNTNNCTHIYLRLEMDVKSVTCSMKITWYILVLLVFMLGIIFIIYKILEDHRRVQRQQSRKYRSACVLLRGGDSGKLSTWDMRVIPESTQRLPLVRVMEALPPIPELEVASAVHQQDQYTR, encoded by the exons AAAGAAGCCACGAGCTCTCCTGTCTGGAAGTGTGTTTACTGCCTAATTTCACCTAtccactttcttccttcaatTTTTCTTCTGTGGCTTTTCTGCAGCCAGCAGAAGGAACGCAGACTATTACGGGAATCTTTCCAAATGACTCCAGTTTCCAAAGCTTCGCAGAGATTTGCCAAGGCATCACGAGTGGATTGCCAATGTGCTCCTTGTGTTTGGTTTGTGAATCCAAAGGAGATGTGGATTTCACTTCTCAGGAACAAACATCAAAAG GTCTTGTCATGAAGGGATCAATGGAAGTGAGGGCAAGTGACTTCTACTCGCCCTGTCCATACTTTAACATCACCGTCGCTCTTATAGCTGACCCAGTGAAGGAAGACAACACCACCTGCGCCCTGGAAACCCACCCTGGAAAAGCCACAACCGTAGACGAAGATCCAGCCAGGGAAAAGTCTCTCAATCACATTTGTAGATTTATGAAAAATACGAACAACTGCACTCACATTTACTTGCGCCTAGAAATGGATGTAAAAT ctGTCACTTGCTCCATGAAGATCACTTGGTACATTTTAGTGCTGTTAGTTTTTATGCTAGGTATCATCTTTATTATCTACAAAATACTTGAAGACCACAGGAGAGTGCAGAGACAGCAGA GTCGTAAGTACAGATCTGCGTGTGTCCTCTTAAGAGGGGGTGACTCTGGGAAGCTGAGCACTTGGGACATGAGGGTCATTCCAG AGTCCACTCAAAGGTTACCCTTAGTGCGGGTCATGGAAGCGCTTCCTCCGATACCAGAGCTTGAAGTCGCTTCTGCTGTGCACCAGCAAGATCAGTACACACG CTAG
- the Tmem156 gene encoding transmembrane protein 156 isoform X3 encodes MTETAFLKLFVAIVITFILVLPEFFKTPKERSHELSCLEVCLLPNFTYPLSSFNFSSVAFLQPAEGTQTITGIFPNDSSFQSFAEICQGITSGLPMCSLCLVCESKGDVDFTSQEQTSKGLVMKGSMEVRASDFYSPCPYFNITVALIADPVKEDNTTCALETHPGKATTVDEDPAREKSLNHICRFMKNTNNCTHIYLRLEMDVKSVTCSMKITWYILVLLVFMLGIIFIIYKILEDHRRVQRQQSRKYRSACVLLRGGDSGKLSTWDMRVIPESTQRLPLVRVMEALPPIPELEVASAVHQQDQYTRNVLCPA; translated from the exons AAAGAAGCCACGAGCTCTCCTGTCTGGAAGTGTGTTTACTGCCTAATTTCACCTAtccactttcttccttcaatTTTTCTTCTGTGGCTTTTCTGCAGCCAGCAGAAGGAACGCAGACTATTACGGGAATCTTTCCAAATGACTCCAGTTTCCAAAGCTTCGCAGAGATTTGCCAAGGCATCACGAGTGGATTGCCAATGTGCTCCTTGTGTTTGGTTTGTGAATCCAAAGGAGATGTGGATTTCACTTCTCAGGAACAAACATCAAAAG GTCTTGTCATGAAGGGATCAATGGAAGTGAGGGCAAGTGACTTCTACTCGCCCTGTCCATACTTTAACATCACCGTCGCTCTTATAGCTGACCCAGTGAAGGAAGACAACACCACCTGCGCCCTGGAAACCCACCCTGGAAAAGCCACAACCGTAGACGAAGATCCAGCCAGGGAAAAGTCTCTCAATCACATTTGTAGATTTATGAAAAATACGAACAACTGCACTCACATTTACTTGCGCCTAGAAATGGATGTAAAAT ctGTCACTTGCTCCATGAAGATCACTTGGTACATTTTAGTGCTGTTAGTTTTTATGCTAGGTATCATCTTTATTATCTACAAAATACTTGAAGACCACAGGAGAGTGCAGAGACAGCAGA GTCGTAAGTACAGATCTGCGTGTGTCCTCTTAAGAGGGGGTGACTCTGGGAAGCTGAGCACTTGGGACATGAGGGTCATTCCAG AGTCCACTCAAAGGTTACCCTTAGTGCGGGTCATGGAAGCGCTTCCTCCGATACCAGAGCTTGAAGTCGCTTCTGCTGTGCACCAGCAAGATCAGTACACACG AAATGTTCTGTGTCCTGCTTGA
- the Tmem156 gene encoding transmembrane protein 156 isoform X2, translated as MTETAFLKLFVAIVITFILVLPEFFKTPKERSHELSCLEVCLLPNFTYPLSSFNFSSVAFLQPAEGTQTITGIFPNDSSFQSFAEICQGITSGLPMCSLCLVCESKGDVDFTSQEQTSKGLVMKGSMEVRASDFYSPCPYFNITVALIADPVKEDNTTCALETHPGKATTVDEDPAREKSLNHICRFMKNTNNCTHIYLRLEMDVKSVTCSMKITWYILVLLVFMLGIIFIIYKILEDHRRVQRQQSRKYRSACVLLRGGDSGKLSTWDMRVIPESTQRLPLVRVMEALPPIPELEVASAVHQQDQYTRLSLDNVDGRL; from the exons AAAGAAGCCACGAGCTCTCCTGTCTGGAAGTGTGTTTACTGCCTAATTTCACCTAtccactttcttccttcaatTTTTCTTCTGTGGCTTTTCTGCAGCCAGCAGAAGGAACGCAGACTATTACGGGAATCTTTCCAAATGACTCCAGTTTCCAAAGCTTCGCAGAGATTTGCCAAGGCATCACGAGTGGATTGCCAATGTGCTCCTTGTGTTTGGTTTGTGAATCCAAAGGAGATGTGGATTTCACTTCTCAGGAACAAACATCAAAAG GTCTTGTCATGAAGGGATCAATGGAAGTGAGGGCAAGTGACTTCTACTCGCCCTGTCCATACTTTAACATCACCGTCGCTCTTATAGCTGACCCAGTGAAGGAAGACAACACCACCTGCGCCCTGGAAACCCACCCTGGAAAAGCCACAACCGTAGACGAAGATCCAGCCAGGGAAAAGTCTCTCAATCACATTTGTAGATTTATGAAAAATACGAACAACTGCACTCACATTTACTTGCGCCTAGAAATGGATGTAAAAT ctGTCACTTGCTCCATGAAGATCACTTGGTACATTTTAGTGCTGTTAGTTTTTATGCTAGGTATCATCTTTATTATCTACAAAATACTTGAAGACCACAGGAGAGTGCAGAGACAGCAGA GTCGTAAGTACAGATCTGCGTGTGTCCTCTTAAGAGGGGGTGACTCTGGGAAGCTGAGCACTTGGGACATGAGGGTCATTCCAG AGTCCACTCAAAGGTTACCCTTAGTGCGGGTCATGGAAGCGCTTCCTCCGATACCAGAGCTTGAAGTCGCTTCTGCTGTGCACCAGCAAGATCAGTACACACG GCTATCCTTGGACAATGTGGATGGAAGACTTTGA